Proteins encoded in a region of the Panicum hallii strain FIL2 chromosome 3, PHallii_v3.1, whole genome shotgun sequence genome:
- the LOC112886647 gene encoding germin-like protein 5-1, producing the protein MAFPSPSLSFAVLAMLVLLPSPSLSGDPDLLQDICVADLTSTVKVNGFACKATVTEDDFYFKGLATPGNTNTTYGSVVTSANVEKVPGLNTLGVSMSRIDYAPGSLNPPHTHPRATEMVFVLQGTLDVGFITTGNKLVAKTINAGDVFVFPRGLVHFQKNNGDAPATVISAFNSQLPGTQSLAMTLFAATPEVPNNVLTMAFQVGTKEVQKIKSRLAPKKS; encoded by the exons ATGGCCTTTCCTTCTCCATCGCTTTCCTTTGCCGTCCTCGCCATGCTCGTCCTCCTTCCCTCCCCATCCCTCTCCGGCGACCCCGACTTGCTCCAGGACATCTGCGTCGCGGATCTCACGTCCA CCGTGAAGGTGAACGGGTTCGCCTGCAAGGCTACCGTGACAGAGGACGACTTCTACTTCAAAGGCCTGGCCACCCCCGGTAACACCAACACCACCTACGGCTCCGTCGTCACCAGCGCCAATGTCGAGAAGGTGCCAGGCCTCAACACCCTCGGCGTGTCCATGTCGCGCATCGACTACGCTCCTGGCAGCCTGAACCCGCCGCATACCCACCCTCGCGCCACCGAGATGGTGTTCGTCCTTCAGGGCACCCTGGACGTCGGCTTCATAACCACCGGGAACAAGCTCGTCGCCAAGACCATCAACGCCGGCGACGTCTTCGTCTTCCCACGCGGCCTGGTACACTTCCAGAAGAACAACGGGGACGCGCCCGCCACCGTCATATCGGCTTTCAACAGCCAGCTGCCCGGCACGCAGTCCCTCGCCATGACGCTGTTCGCGGCCACGCCGGAGGTACCCAACAATGTGCTCACCATGGCGTTCCAGGTTGGCACCAAGGAGGTGCAGAAGATCAAGTCCAGACTTGCTCCCAAAAAGAGCTAA